In Fluviicola taffensis DSM 16823, the following are encoded in one genomic region:
- a CDS encoding YoaK family protein — translation MLRRYSNSRTFQDNLKLGVFTAIVAGMVNVASLILFYSFTSNLTGHFAILAQEIADGKWFQMLVVLFWILLFFAGSFLSNNLIINSSRKNAFISHSVPMVLEILCFVFVGIYGQLFYTETLTQTEILVSVLLFSMGLQNGLTASISNFQVKTTHLTGLTTDLAIHLSMLTKKKYRQNIQVVEKTKLMAAIMGSYLLGGIVSGLIIHYVQFQVFYFISAAMLGVLTYDFVKTYVPFFVNKKKHDTALQVNIEKIQNTLKSGSKKNRVLSETK, via the coding sequence ATGTTACGTAGATATAGCAATAGTAGGACTTTTCAAGATAACTTGAAATTGGGAGTGTTTACAGCAATCGTTGCAGGAATGGTCAATGTTGCTTCTTTAATTTTGTTTTACTCCTTTACCTCAAATTTAACAGGGCATTTTGCCATTTTAGCGCAAGAAATTGCAGATGGAAAATGGTTCCAAATGCTGGTGGTTTTATTCTGGATTCTTTTGTTTTTTGCTGGAAGTTTCTTGTCAAACAACTTGATTATCAATAGCTCAAGAAAGAATGCGTTCATTTCTCACAGCGTTCCAATGGTACTTGAAATTTTGTGTTTTGTGTTTGTAGGGATTTATGGACAGCTTTTCTATACTGAAACGCTCACACAAACTGAAATCTTGGTTTCAGTATTGCTTTTTTCAATGGGACTTCAAAATGGTTTGACTGCAAGTATTTCGAATTTTCAGGTTAAAACGACACATTTGACAGGTTTAACAACCGATTTAGCGATTCATTTATCGATGTTAACGAAGAAAAAGTACCGTCAGAATATCCAAGTAGTTGAAAAAACAAAATTGATGGCAGCGATTATGGGATCATACTTGTTGGGAGGAATTGTTTCAGGATTGATTATCCATTATGTTCAATTTCAAGTGTTCTACTTTATTTCAGCGGCAATGTTGGGTGTATTGACATATGATTTCGTGAAAACGTATGTTCCTTTTTTTGTGAACAAAAAAAAACATGACACAGCGTTACAGGTAAATATTGAAAAGATTCAAAACACCCTAAAAAGTGGTTCTAAAAAGAATAGAGTTTTATCAGAGACGAAGTAA
- a CDS encoding winged helix-turn-helix domain-containing protein, which produces MPTIKPLDYTPKQISISLLGRAIAHPCRVKMIELLIKYPKLTNKDLAEILHLSKSAIHTHLIKLWDAGLINVSYSPHSLCVEITQEQILNYRKLEAIFNFEQRKTYHLSLLQ; this is translated from the coding sequence ATGCCAACGATAAAACCTCTTGATTACACGCCAAAACAAATCTCTATTTCGCTTCTTGGAAGAGCAATTGCCCATCCTTGCAGAGTCAAAATGATTGAACTACTTATTAAATATCCCAAACTAACAAACAAAGATTTAGCAGAAATACTTCATTTATCAAAATCTGCTATTCATACCCATCTCATCAAACTTTGGGATGCGGGATTAATCAATGTGAGTTACTCTCCGCATTCACTTTGTGTAGAAATCACCCAAGAGCAAATTCTGAATTATAGGAAATTAGAAGCAATTTTCAATTTTGAACAAAGAAAAACTTATCATTTAAGTCTTCTGCAGTAA
- a CDS encoding sodium:solute symporter, with product MSIIDWIVLSITLLAVIGYGLYKSKSEKTLDGYFKSSNSMSWILILLSIMGTQASAITFLSAPGQAYTDGMRFVQYYFGLPLAMVVLCVTFIPIYHKLKVFTAYEYLEQRFDLKTRSLASILFLVQRALSTGISIYAPSIILASLLGWNIYYTNLVMGGFLIIYTVTGGTKAVTYTQMQQLIVVFVGMFLAGYMVVHMLPKDVSFTDALHVAGKMGKLNVIETKIDVTDSAWWKDKYNIWSGVIGGFFLALSYFGTDQSQVGRYLTAKNTKESRTGLLMNGLVKVPMQFLILLVGSLVFVFYMFFQSPIFFNQKEVDKVLTSEYREEFQGLQAQNDSLNLIRKAQTTKLATALHAEDESQIKTLQSQLLQIEAETKVVREDALAVMKKADSTADTNDTNYIFLYFVVENLPKGLIGLLIAMIFLAAWGSIAAALNSLASTTVIDLYKRMWVKDKPELHYYKASKWFTFGWGIFAIATAMFASKLGSLIEAVNVLGSLFYGTILGIFLVAFYLKRIGGKAVFWGAIITEGIVIGIYVADIISFLWLNVIGCLLVLIIAGIIQLFVKKNSTPELI from the coding sequence ATGAGTATCATTGATTGGATTGTTCTCAGTATTACTTTACTGGCTGTAATTGGTTACGGCTTGTATAAAAGCAAGAGCGAAAAAACCTTAGATGGGTATTTCAAAAGCAGCAATTCGATGAGCTGGATTTTGATTTTACTTTCCATTATGGGAACGCAAGCAAGCGCCATTACTTTTCTTTCAGCTCCTGGTCAGGCATACACCGATGGAATGCGCTTTGTTCAATACTATTTCGGATTGCCTTTGGCTATGGTTGTTTTATGTGTCACTTTCATTCCAATTTATCACAAACTAAAAGTATTTACTGCTTACGAATACTTAGAGCAGCGTTTTGATTTAAAAACACGATCTCTAGCCTCTATTTTATTCTTAGTTCAACGTGCACTTTCTACTGGAATTAGCATTTATGCTCCTTCCATCATCTTAGCGTCACTACTTGGTTGGAACATTTATTACACCAATTTAGTAATGGGTGGATTTCTAATCATTTACACCGTAACTGGGGGAACAAAAGCAGTAACTTATACACAAATGCAGCAATTGATTGTGGTATTTGTAGGAATGTTTTTGGCAGGATACATGGTGGTTCACATGCTTCCAAAAGATGTTAGTTTCACAGATGCTTTACACGTTGCAGGTAAAATGGGGAAACTCAATGTGATAGAAACCAAAATCGACGTAACGGATTCTGCCTGGTGGAAAGACAAATACAATATTTGGAGCGGAGTAATCGGTGGTTTTTTCTTAGCTCTCTCCTATTTCGGAACAGATCAATCTCAAGTGGGACGCTACTTAACAGCGAAAAACACCAAAGAAAGTCGAACTGGATTATTGATGAACGGATTAGTCAAAGTCCCTATGCAATTTTTGATTTTACTGGTAGGAAGTTTAGTTTTCGTGTTCTACATGTTCTTCCAATCTCCTATTTTCTTCAATCAGAAAGAAGTCGATAAAGTACTCACTTCAGAATACCGAGAAGAGTTTCAAGGTTTACAAGCTCAAAACGATTCTCTGAATCTCATTCGAAAAGCACAGACTACAAAATTAGCAACTGCTTTACATGCTGAAGACGAATCTCAAATCAAAACCTTACAATCTCAATTACTCCAAATCGAAGCCGAAACAAAAGTAGTTCGTGAAGATGCTTTGGCTGTGATGAAAAAAGCAGATAGTACGGCAGATACAAATGATACCAATTACATTTTCTTGTATTTCGTGGTAGAAAATCTCCCAAAAGGATTAATTGGTTTGCTCATAGCAATGATTTTCTTAGCCGCTTGGGGAAGCATTGCTGCGGCCTTGAATTCCTTGGCTTCTACAACTGTTATTGACCTATACAAACGCATGTGGGTGAAAGACAAACCCGAATTGCATTATTACAAAGCGTCCAAATGGTTTACTTTCGGCTGGGGAATTTTCGCCATTGCAACTGCTATGTTTGCAAGTAAACTTGGAAGTTTGATAGAAGCAGTAAACGTATTGGGATCTTTATTCTACGGAACTATTTTGGGAATTTTCCTAGTTGCATTTTACCTCAAACGCATTGGTGGGAAAGCTGTTTTCTGGGGAGCAATTATCACGGAAGGAATTGTAATTGGAATCTACGTAGCTGATATTATTTCATTCTTGTGGCTGAATGTTATTGGTTGTTTATTGGTATTAATTATCGCTGGAATCATTCAATTATTTGTGAAGAAAAATTCAACACCAGAATTAATCTAA
- the trmD gene encoding tRNA (guanosine(37)-N1)-methyltransferase TrmD — protein sequence MRFDILTILPELLEGPFNVSMMKRAQDRGLLEIHIHNIRDYSTDKHKNVDDYQYGGGAGMVMAIQPIVTLIEKLKAERNYDEIIYMTPDGELLEQRHSNAWSLKENILILCGHYKGVDERIREHYITKEISIGSYVLTGGELAAAVVVDSIGRLIPGVMNDETSALTDSFQDDLLSPPVYTRPPEFNGWKVPDVLLSGDFGKIELWREQQAIERTQTRRPDLYKKFIGEE from the coding sequence ATGCGATTTGATATTCTCACCATCCTCCCAGAGTTATTAGAAGGACCGTTCAATGTTTCGATGATGAAACGTGCACAAGACCGTGGGCTTTTGGAAATTCATATTCACAATATTCGAGACTACTCGACGGATAAACACAAAAATGTGGATGATTATCAATATGGTGGAGGAGCTGGAATGGTAATGGCCATACAACCCATCGTGACCTTGATTGAGAAATTGAAAGCAGAACGCAACTACGACGAAATTATCTATATGACTCCAGATGGAGAATTATTAGAACAAAGACACAGCAACGCTTGGAGTTTAAAAGAAAATATCCTGATTCTCTGTGGTCATTACAAGGGAGTGGATGAGCGTATCCGCGAACATTACATCACTAAAGAAATTTCGATTGGGTCTTACGTTCTGACAGGAGGTGAATTAGCCGCTGCTGTTGTTGTTGACAGCATTGGAAGATTGATTCCAGGAGTTATGAATGATGAAACATCTGCCTTAACAGACAGTTTTCAAGATGATTTGTTATCCCCACCTGTTTATACACGCCCCCCAGAATTTAATGGATGGAAAGTCCCCGACGTTTTATTATCGGGGGACTTTGGAAAAATAGAACTTTGGAGAGAGCAACAGGCCATTGAACGAACTCAAACTCGCAGACCCGATTTGTATAAAAAGTTTATTGGGGAGGAATAA
- a CDS encoding response regulator transcription factor, which translates to MKKILIIEDDPQISSIVQKGLTEENFETKTANNGLKGLDEFHFWKPDLIILDIMLPGLNGIQVCSKIRETSQVPILMLTALGTPENVALGLDSGADDYLPKPFKFIELNARVRSLLRRIENQVTASSTLFSFSDLVIDDDRKTVIRNGHLITLTSTEYRLLLLFMMSPKKVFSRIDILEEVWGIDFESGTNVVDVYVNYLRKKLMQFGDSKLIHTVIGMGYVMREEE; encoded by the coding sequence GTGAAAAAAATATTGATAATCGAAGATGATCCACAAATTAGCTCCATTGTTCAGAAAGGATTAACTGAAGAGAACTTTGAAACTAAAACGGCAAACAATGGATTAAAGGGGTTAGATGAATTTCATTTTTGGAAGCCTGATTTGATTATTTTGGATATTATGCTTCCAGGACTGAATGGTATTCAAGTTTGCTCAAAAATTAGAGAGACAAGTCAAGTTCCGATTTTGATGTTAACCGCATTAGGTACTCCAGAAAATGTGGCTTTAGGATTAGATTCTGGAGCGGATGACTATTTGCCTAAACCATTCAAATTTATCGAATTAAATGCCCGCGTGCGCTCTTTGTTGCGTCGAATTGAAAATCAAGTAACTGCTTCAAGCACCCTATTTTCATTTTCAGATTTGGTGATTGATGATGATCGAAAAACAGTTATTCGCAATGGACATTTGATCACACTTACTTCCACAGAATATCGTTTGTTATTATTATTTATGATGAGTCCTAAAAAGGTTTTTTCGCGGATAGATATTTTAGAAGAGGTTTGGGGAATTGATTTTGAATCTGGAACAAATGTGGTAGACGTTTATGTTAACTATTTACGTAAGAAGTTGATGCAATTTGGAGATTCTAAACTAATCCATACGGTAATAGGAATGGGATATGTAATGCGTGAAGAAGAATGA
- a CDS encoding YcxB family protein codes for MQIKTTLTQSQFAKLTGILLLKRLQVLFLILAVLGLIIGALIAMIVFKNKDAYMLIFVAFVFLGLFGFSIFNNAKRHYQNNPRIRQETTYDFSDKGVSISKEGFSSTIKWNEIIRIRKRAGLILIWQNKLVANVISAKDVSPEQLQTLKTFIQKKNIQSKL; via the coding sequence ATGCAAATAAAAACAACACTCACTCAATCCCAATTCGCGAAATTAACGGGTATTTTATTACTCAAAAGACTTCAAGTTCTCTTTTTAATTTTAGCAGTTTTAGGCTTGATTATCGGAGCTTTGATTGCCATGATTGTGTTTAAAAACAAAGATGCATACATGCTTATTTTTGTGGCTTTTGTATTTCTAGGTTTGTTTGGATTCAGTATTTTCAACAATGCAAAAAGACACTATCAAAATAATCCCCGAATTCGACAAGAAACCACTTACGATTTTTCAGACAAAGGAGTTTCCATTTCAAAAGAAGGTTTTTCATCAACTATTAAATGGAATGAAATTATTCGCATTCGAAAAAGAGCGGGTTTGATTTTAATTTGGCAGAATAAATTGGTTGCAAATGTTATTTCAGCGAAAGATGTAAGTCCGGAACAATTGCAAACTCTTAAAACTTTCATTCAAAAAAAGAATATTCAGTCTAAGCTTTAA
- a CDS encoding L-threonylcarbamoyladenylate synthase, with translation MVLDQTIIEALKNGKTILYPTDTIWGIGCDATNEQACQRILEIKQRPKDKSFILLVDSFQMIEKYIPEFPAVCYDLADLADKPLTIIYPNAQGLAPSVLAEDGSVGIRITKDPICLALIRSIRLPLVSTSANISGKPFPTNFSDINSAIKQQVEAILELKTNEQLSTPSQIIKIGLDSSIQVIRS, from the coding sequence ATGGTTTTAGATCAAACTATCATCGAAGCTCTCAAAAACGGTAAAACAATTCTTTATCCCACAGACACAATTTGGGGAATTGGTTGCGACGCTACAAATGAACAGGCTTGTCAACGGATATTAGAGATCAAACAACGTCCAAAGGACAAAAGCTTCATTTTGCTAGTCGACAGTTTTCAGATGATTGAAAAATACATTCCAGAGTTTCCTGCTGTTTGTTATGATTTGGCCGACTTAGCAGATAAACCATTAACTATTATCTACCCAAATGCACAAGGATTGGCTCCAAGCGTTTTGGCTGAAGATGGTTCGGTCGGAATTCGAATAACCAAAGACCCTATTTGCTTAGCTTTGATTCGAAGCATTCGTTTGCCACTTGTTTCAACTTCAGCAAATATTTCAGGAAAGCCCTTCCCTACTAACTTTAGCGACATTAATTCCGCTATAAAACAACAAGTTGAAGCTATTCTAGAACTAAAAACAAATGAACAACTTTCAACTCCTTCGCAAATCATAAAAATAGGATTAGACAGTTCAATCCAAGTTATTCGAAGCTGA
- a CDS encoding HAMP domain-containing protein, whose amino-acid sequence MGPTKIWHKLLFGMLISLVISLAAVSLVVYKEISQNITKKTNSRLVVIRNLKKQQVETYFDELRNQTELMSSSKSFVNKFIECKEAFREISEYQNIDNQLFIRYKKHRDSIYFNKVKSFYGNRHLSLDLASKDLANNKEALIIQNSLWDVNFPIMECTKKYREVEAKIGARTQRIANKIGFHDVILIDSKTGDIIFTNDEHSEIGANVLESPYNNTSIRKAFDAVRGYKDARTFIVDFESYPPSNNKQTAFIACPIIKDNINVGILVAEIGIEKLDDILTFNRDWGNQNMGKTGEVYLVGSDNYMRSQSRFFIENKDSLLKIIAQNNSISKQDFNQLQDSKSSIKSIKINSEASKRAIAGEFGVIQTIDYRGVPTLGAYSPLKLNNVYWGIVSKMDQSEAFSEIDELRYFLIITYLIVLILSTLIALFIAKRIAKPIQQLNHHAKELSTGNFNTSITVRGNDEIGELASSFRIMQNTIVHLIDSLTDTNKILSEKSKDLFDSIAYAQQIQKNIFPSKEMVNSYVPDSFVFFQPKDIVSGDFYWAAERNKELYLGVCDSTGHGIPGAFMSLLNVSFLNEALMNEKIEEPGDILEKVRGLLKSVFQYERQDGMDGILIRFNPNTNVISYAASNNALF is encoded by the coding sequence ATGGGTCCAACAAAGATTTGGCACAAACTACTATTCGGAATGCTAATTTCACTGGTTATATCACTGGCTGCTGTTTCGCTAGTTGTATACAAGGAAATATCTCAAAACATTACCAAAAAAACAAATAGCCGATTAGTTGTTATTCGTAACTTAAAAAAACAGCAAGTAGAAACTTATTTCGATGAATTGAGAAATCAAACTGAGTTAATGAGTTCCTCTAAGTCATTTGTAAACAAATTCATTGAGTGTAAAGAAGCTTTTCGAGAAATATCCGAGTATCAAAATATTGATAATCAATTATTTATTCGTTACAAGAAACACCGAGACAGCATTTATTTCAATAAAGTAAAATCATTTTACGGAAACCGTCATTTATCTCTTGACTTAGCATCCAAAGATTTAGCAAACAACAAAGAAGCTCTGATTATTCAGAACTCATTATGGGACGTCAACTTCCCTATCATGGAATGCACGAAAAAATACAGAGAAGTTGAGGCTAAAATAGGAGCTAGAACTCAAAGAATTGCAAACAAAATAGGGTTTCACGACGTTATTCTAATTGATTCAAAAACAGGCGACATCATTTTTACCAACGATGAACATTCAGAAATTGGTGCAAACGTACTGGAATCCCCATATAATAATACTAGTATTCGAAAAGCATTTGACGCTGTTCGAGGATATAAAGATGCAAGAACATTCATTGTTGATTTTGAATCTTACCCACCGTCAAATAACAAACAAACGGCTTTCATTGCATGTCCCATAATCAAGGACAACATCAATGTTGGAATATTAGTTGCTGAGATTGGAATTGAAAAGTTAGATGATATCCTCACATTTAACCGCGATTGGGGAAACCAAAACATGGGAAAAACTGGAGAAGTATATTTGGTCGGTTCTGATAATTATATGCGTTCTCAAAGTAGGTTTTTTATTGAGAACAAGGACAGCCTATTAAAAATAATTGCTCAAAACAATTCTATTTCGAAACAGGATTTTAATCAACTACAAGATAGCAAATCATCTATTAAGAGTATCAAAATCAACTCAGAGGCTTCCAAAAGGGCAATTGCAGGAGAATTTGGAGTTATTCAAACAATAGATTATCGTGGGGTTCCAACATTGGGAGCTTACTCTCCATTAAAACTAAACAATGTTTATTGGGGAATTGTCTCTAAAATGGATCAGAGCGAAGCATTCTCCGAGATAGACGAATTGCGTTATTTTTTAATCATCACATATTTGATTGTACTTATTTTATCAACACTGATTGCACTATTTATTGCCAAACGAATAGCCAAACCAATTCAACAATTAAATCACCATGCAAAAGAACTCAGCACAGGGAACTTTAATACGAGTATCACTGTCAGAGGAAATGATGAAATTGGCGAGTTAGCGTCTAGCTTTCGGATCATGCAAAACACCATTGTCCATCTCATTGATAGTTTAACCGATACAAATAAAATCTTATCTGAAAAAAGTAAAGACCTGTTTGACTCTATTGCCTATGCACAACAAATACAAAAGAATATTTTCCCTTCCAAGGAGATGGTAAACAGTTATGTTCCAGATTCGTTTGTTTTCTTCCAACCAAAAGATATCGTAAGCGGAGATTTTTACTGGGCAGCTGAACGAAACAAGGAATTGTATTTGGGAGTTTGTGATAGCACTGGACATGGAATTCCTGGCGCATTTATGAGTTTACTAAATGTTTCTTTCTTAAATGAAGCATTAATGAATGAAAAAATTGAAGAACCAGGAGACATTCTTGAAAAAGTTCGCGGTCTTTTGAAAAGTGTTTTTCAATATGAGCGACAAGATGGAATGGATGGAATCTTAATTCGCTTTAATCCAAACACAAATGTAATTTCTTATGCAGCATCAAACAATGCCCTATTCTAA
- a CDS encoding PP2C family protein-serine/threonine phosphatase — protein MPVGNSYKMELFKTYSFEIQTGDMLYLITDGFPDQFGGPLNKKYKYKPFYEFLSSISHLPTEEQKELVKNEFVSWQNNNEQVDDVMVLGIRF, from the coding sequence ATTCCAGTTGGAAACTCTTACAAAATGGAACTTTTTAAAACTTATTCCTTTGAAATTCAAACTGGAGACATGTTGTATTTAATTACAGATGGATTTCCTGATCAATTTGGTGGACCATTGAACAAAAAATACAAATACAAACCATTTTATGAATTTTTAAGTTCCATTTCTCATCTACCAACTGAAGAACAAAAAGAATTAGTGAAAAACGAGTTTGTTTCTTGGCAGAATAACAATGAACAAGTGGATGATGTGATGGTCTTAGGAATTCGGTTTTAA
- a CDS encoding EamA family transporter, whose product MSKLKGVFLVGFGAASYGILATIVKFANNSGAHTSALTFYQALVGVISLFILMTLQNQKEKPHSKPAVKSKLKLLLFGTSMGLTSCLYYISIQYVSVSIGIILLMQSIWMSVVWEMIQLQKLAHWSKLVGSLMVIIGTVLATNLIQQEIELSVTGVAYGLAAALSYTISLHASNHVEKQLPSITRSFYLISGGFIAVVLFWNVQIPPNLDWMILLKFGLVLGLFGTVIPPILFTKGIPLIGLGLAGILIALEIPVSILSAHFVLGEHISLIQWSGVLLIVLTVVFMNSRKKKS is encoded by the coding sequence ATGAGTAAGTTGAAAGGGGTGTTTTTAGTTGGATTTGGAGCTGCCAGTTATGGAATTCTTGCTACCATTGTGAAATTTGCCAATAACTCCGGAGCCCATACTAGCGCACTTACTTTTTATCAAGCATTGGTTGGAGTTATATCATTATTCATCTTGATGACTTTGCAGAATCAGAAAGAAAAACCACATTCGAAACCTGCTGTGAAATCCAAATTAAAACTCTTGCTTTTTGGTACTTCTATGGGATTAACCAGCTGTTTGTACTACATTTCAATTCAGTATGTTTCCGTATCAATCGGAATTATTTTATTGATGCAATCTATTTGGATGAGTGTTGTTTGGGAAATGATTCAATTACAAAAACTGGCTCATTGGAGTAAATTGGTTGGAAGTTTAATGGTAATCATTGGAACCGTTCTTGCGACCAATCTCATTCAACAAGAAATCGAACTTTCGGTAACAGGTGTTGCTTATGGACTGGCAGCTGCACTTTCCTACACCATTAGTTTACATGCATCTAATCATGTTGAAAAACAACTTCCTAGCATTACAAGAAGTTTTTATTTGATCAGCGGAGGATTTATAGCTGTGGTTTTATTCTGGAATGTTCAGATTCCACCAAACCTGGATTGGATGATTCTGTTGAAATTCGGACTTGTCTTGGGATTATTTGGAACCGTGATTCCTCCTATTCTATTCACAAAAGGAATTCCGTTAATTGGTCTGGGACTCGCAGGAATATTGATTGCCTTGGAAATTCCAGTGTCTATTTTATCAGCACATTTTGTATTAGGCGAACACATCTCATTGATTCAATGGTCGGGAGTATTGCTGATTGTATTGACGGTTGTGTTTATGAATAGTCGGAAGAAGAAATCATAA
- a CDS encoding sensor histidine kinase has product MKIRVRIILLLSSTFASLILVFSIFVYVLSSNYVFNDFYDRLKTRTNTTIRIELDHSEDKKYVKQFKEEYLEKLPEEKSVIVKLDKELKPLIRSGNNQENEFIQKVIQSRFSQDRNDNILKYGVLYQAKDNKSYVVYTSAKNMYYTKYKTYLRGLLISMFLASIVLIIIVSLWLSKRLIKPISDLSKSIHRIGTENLNFRIENNQEGDELGELIRTMNNMLDRLETSFETQNNFISNASHELNTPLTSIIGQADLMLSKDRSSEDYKSALGNILEQAEKLNKKTKALLFLAQTGFDGKKMTIESLRIDELIFETMETVNRIIPGNKIKFDFESLPENLNALEVKGNSQLLQLALSNVLLNASKYSDNEDVRIYLSHTKESISIHVQDNGIGIPPHELSHIYDPFFRASNTTSFEGYGIGLPLTRNIMRQHHGKILVHSVEDIGTLLTLVIPYKS; this is encoded by the coding sequence ATGAAAATAAGGGTAAGAATCATATTATTGTTAAGTAGCACTTTTGCTTCATTAATTTTAGTGTTTAGCATCTTTGTATATGTACTTTCTTCAAATTATGTGTTTAATGATTTTTACGATCGATTAAAAACCCGAACCAATACAACCATTCGAATTGAGTTAGATCACAGTGAGGATAAAAAATATGTGAAGCAATTCAAGGAGGAGTATTTAGAAAAATTACCTGAGGAGAAAAGTGTTATTGTAAAGTTGGATAAAGAATTAAAACCACTAATTAGGAGTGGAAATAACCAAGAGAATGAATTTATCCAAAAGGTTATTCAATCTAGATTTAGTCAAGATAGAAATGATAACATATTGAAATATGGAGTTTTATATCAAGCCAAAGACAATAAAAGCTATGTGGTCTACACTTCTGCAAAGAACATGTATTACACCAAGTATAAAACGTATTTGAGGGGATTGTTAATCTCGATGTTTTTAGCTTCTATTGTATTGATTATTATCGTTTCTCTGTGGCTTTCAAAACGATTAATAAAACCTATAAGTGATTTAAGTAAAAGCATTCATAGGATTGGTACAGAAAATCTAAATTTTAGAATTGAAAATAATCAAGAAGGAGATGAATTAGGTGAATTGATTCGAACGATGAACAACATGCTTGATAGGTTGGAGACAAGTTTTGAAACGCAAAACAATTTTATTAGCAATGCATCTCACGAATTGAATACCCCCCTGACAAGTATTATTGGTCAGGCAGACTTAATGTTGAGTAAAGATCGTAGTTCGGAAGATTATAAAAGTGCTTTGGGGAATATTTTGGAGCAAGCTGAAAAATTAAACAAGAAAACAAAGGCCCTGCTGTTCCTAGCTCAAACTGGATTTGACGGGAAAAAGATGACCATTGAAAGTTTAAGAATTGATGAACTGATTTTTGAAACCATGGAAACCGTGAATCGAATAATTCCTGGAAACAAAATAAAGTTCGATTTCGAAAGTCTTCCAGAAAATTTAAATGCTTTAGAAGTCAAAGGAAATTCTCAACTGTTACAATTGGCCTTGTCGAATGTACTATTGAATGCGAGTAAATATTCCGATAATGAAGATGTTCGAATTTATCTATCTCATACAAAAGAGTCCATTTCTATCCATGTTCAAGATAATGGAATTGGAATTCCTCCGCATGAGTTAAGCCATATTTATGATCCGTTTTTCAGAGCCTCAAATACGACATCATTTGAAGGTTATGGGATTGGTTTGCCCTTGACAAGGAATATTATGCGCCAACATCATGGTAAAATTCTGGTTCACTCAGTAGAGGATATTGGAACTTTGTTGACTTTAGTGATCCCCTATAAATCCTAA
- a CDS encoding lipocalin family protein: MNKKIIIVALLMLITLSSFGYYVFSHANYPEKAIVGEWKEVSWVYDRNNIHEKVKQEIETDERVDIANHLVIHEFENWTFRKNYSIKLHERNGKEHIAKWRLKDRGRILTLINEDGTQEIYSVESLKKNELVLHFDTDVHARGIVKITLKKLK; encoded by the coding sequence ATGAATAAAAAAATCATCATAGTAGCCCTTTTAATGCTGATTACATTGAGTTCCTTCGGGTATTATGTGTTCAGCCATGCGAACTACCCCGAAAAAGCAATTGTCGGAGAGTGGAAGGAGGTTTCATGGGTATATGATCGAAATAATATTCATGAAAAAGTGAAGCAAGAAATTGAAACAGATGAACGGGTAGATATCGCGAATCATTTGGTCATTCACGAGTTTGAAAATTGGACTTTCCGCAAGAATTATTCGATTAAACTTCATGAACGAAATGGGAAAGAGCATATAGCAAAATGGCGTTTGAAAGATAGAGGTAGAATCTTGACATTAATTAATGAAGATGGAACTCAGGAGATTTATTCTGTGGAATCATTGAAAAAAAACGAGTTGGTTTTGCATTTTGATACAGATGTTCATGCACGAGGAATAGTAAAAATTACACTTAAAAAATTGAAGTAA